One window of Mus caroli chromosome 11, CAROLI_EIJ_v1.1, whole genome shotgun sequence genomic DNA carries:
- the LOC110304185 gene encoding dnaJ homolog subfamily C member 14: MAQKHPGERRLCGAHRSGGSSLSTSGSSVDPEILLFSGLRDSAETAPNGTRRLKEHSGPKYTQPPNPAHWSDPSHGPPRGPGPPRGGGYPDESETGSEESGVDQELSRENETGYQDDGSPSFLSIPSACXCQGSPGVPEGTYSEEGDGSSXSLCHHCTSPALGEDEELEEEYDDEEPLKFPSDFSRVSSGKKPPSRRQKHRFLIKEDIRDSGRREPKAPGRHRLARKRSQTDKRRGLGLWGVEELCQLGQAGFWWLIELLVLVGEYVETCGHLIYACRKLKGSDLDLFRVWVGGWAPVMFKFLSQSCFCVAVLLICILRVVGAFLLLALALFLGCLQLGWRFSVGLGNRLGWRDKTAQLFSWLGSPALHHCLTLLKDSRPWQQLVRLIQWGWQELPWVKQRTKKQGNAPVASGRYCQPEEEVARLLTMAGVPEDELNLFHVLGVEATASDTELKKAYRQLAVMVHPDKNHHPRAEEAFKILXAAWDIVSNPERXKEYEMKRMAENELSRSVNEFLSKLQDDLKEAMNTMMCSRCQGKHRRFEMDREPKSARYCAECNRLHPAEEGDFWAESSMLGLKITYFALMDGKVYDITEWAGCQRVGISPDTHRVPYHITFGSRVPGAKRATPESPPADLQDFLSRIFQVPPGPVSNGNFFAAPHPGPGTTSTSRPNSSVPKGEAKPKQRKKVKRPFQR, from the coding sequence ATGGCCCAGAAGCACCCGGGAGAAAGAAGGTTGTGTGGAGCCCACCGCAGTGGTGGTTCCTCCCTCAGTACATCAGGATCCTCTGTGGACCCCGAAATACTTTTATTCTCAGGACTCAGGGACTCAGCAGAGACTGCTCCTAATGGTACACGACGCCTCAAAGAGCACTCCGGCCCTAAGTACACACAGCCTCCAAATCCAGCCCACTGGTCGGATCCAAGCCATGGTCCTCCAAGGGGTCCAGGACCACCTAGAGGAGGAGGCTACCCTGATGAGAGCGAGACAGGTTCAGAAGAGTCAGGAGTGGACCAGGAACTCTCAAGAGAGAATGAGACTGGGTACCAGGATGATGGgagtccttcttttctttccattccatCTGCTTGTNACTGCCAGGGAAGCCCTGGNGTNCCCGAAGGGACTTACTCCGAGGAAGGAGATGGCTCTTCTNGCAGCCTTTGCCACCATTGCACCTCTCCAGCCTTGGGGGAAGATGAAGAGTTGGAAGAAGAATATGATGATGAGGAACCTCTTAAATTTCCCAGTGATTTTTCACGTGTGTCCAGTGGAAAGAAACCCCCGTCCCGGAGGCAGAAGCACCGTTTTCTGATCAAGGAGGATATTCGGGATAGTGGACGCAGAGAACCCAAGGCCCCAGGTCGTCATCGGCTGGCCCGAAAAAGAAGTCAGACAGATAAGCGCAGAGGCCTGGGACTGTGGGGAGTAGAGGAACTNTGTCAGCTTGGACAAGCAGGCTTCTGGTGGCTGATTGAACTTCTGGTATTGGTGGGAGAGTATGTGGAAACCTGTGGCCATCTCATTTACGCATGCAGGAAGCTGAAAGGCAGTGACCTGGACCTTTTTCGAGTCTGGGTGGGGGGCTGGGCCCCCGTGATGTTCAAGTTTCTAAGCCAGAGCTGCTTCTGTGTGGCGGTGCTGCTCATCTGTATTCTTAGGGTAGTGGGTGCTTTCCTCCTCCTGGCTCTCGCCCTATTTTTGGGATGTCTACAGTTGGGCTGGAGGTTTTCGGTGGGACTGGGCAACCGGTTAGGCTGGAGGGATAAGACCGCTCAGCTGTTCTCTTGGCTGGGTTCTCCAGCCTTGCATCATTGCTTGACTCTGCTGAAAGATAGCAGGCCATGGCAGCAGCTGGTAAGGTTAATACAGTGGGGCTGGCAGGAGCTGCCCTGGGTCAAGCAGAGGACTAAGAAACAGGGCAATGCACCTGTAGCTAGTGGGCGATACTGCCAGCCTGAAGAGGAAGTGGCCCGACTCTTGACCATGGCTGGGGTTCCTGAAGATGAACTAAACCTTTTTCATGTGCTGGGGGTTGAAGCTACAGCNTCNGACACTGAACTAAAGAAGGCCTATAGGCAGCTAGCAGTAATGGTCCATCCTGATAAAAATCACCATCCCCGGGCTGAGGAGGCCTTCAAAATTTTGCNGGCAGCTTGGGACATTGTCAGCAACCCNGAGAGGNGGAAGGAATATGAGATGAAACGAATGGCAGAGAATGAGCTCAGCCGGTCAGTGAATGAGTTTCTGTCGAAGCTACAAGATGACCTCAAGGAGGCAATGAACACGATGATGTGCAGCAGATGCCAAGGAAAGCATAGGAGGTTTGAAATGGACCGGGAACCCAAGAGTGCCAGATACTGTGCTGAGTGTAACAGGCTGCATCCTGCTGAGGAAGGAGACTTCTGGGCAGAGTCGAGCATGCTGGGCCTCAAGATCACCTACTTTGCGCTGATGGATGGAAAGGTGTATGACATCACAGAGTGGGCTGGATGCCAACGTGTGGGTATCTCCCCAGATACCCACAGAGTTCCTTACCACATCACATTTGGTTCTCGGGTACCGGGCGCCAAGAGGGCCACTCCAGAGTCCCCTCCTGCTGACCTGCAGGATTTCTTGAGCCGAATCTTTCAAGTACCTCCGGGGCCGGTGTCCAATGGGAACTTCTTTGCCGCACCTCACCCTGGCCCTGGGACCACTTCNACCTCTAGGCCCAACAGTTCAGTACCCAAGGGAGAAGCCAAACCTAAACAGCGGAAGAAAGTGAAGCGGCCCTTTCAACGATGa